The Bacteroidota bacterium genomic interval TCGGTACGAAAAGTCTCATCGATCGGTGCGGCGAAGAGAAGCTCTCCTCAAAAAGTCGGAGTCCGGTCACCAAGTTCGTTGAGCCAAGCGCACCTTGCCCGGGTCATGTTCTCTGATGCCGCATCCACTGATAAAGCTTTGTCAGAATTTCAACAAAGTCCATTTATCGATTATGCACAAAGGAATTACATCTATAAGATCGACCAGTTTCCCAACGACTCAGCTTTCTCCGGCCAATGGGACCTGGACCAAATAGGAATATTTGAACTCTGGGCGAGCGGCTTTTTTGATCAGCCGCTTCCTCAAGTGATCGTAGGCGTCCTCGATACGGGTGTGGATTACCTTCACCCGGACCTTGCATCGAGGATCTACACTAATCCCGGGGAGACAGGTCTCGACGAGTTTGGCCGCGATAAGAGGACCAATGGGGTGGACGATGACGGCAATGGCTATATCGACGATTGGCGCGGATACGATTTTGTCGACCAGCCGATTCCCGATATCGGAGATTGGTCCACGCGCGACAATGATCCCATGGATGAAAATGGCCACGGAACTGCCGTTGCAGGAATCATCGGAGCACAAGTGAATAACAAGCTCGGGATCGCCGGCATCTCTCCGATCGCGCAAATTATCCCGCTCCGTGCATTCAATGCCGATGGAGATGGGACAGACGCAGACATTGCCGCGGCAATAATATATGCAGCCGACAACGGCGTACAGGTCCTCAATATGAGCTTCGGGGATGTCATTTTGTCTCCCCTGATGAGGGATGTCATTCACTATGCACACGAGAAAAACGTTGTGCTCATAGCGTCAAGCGGCAATGATGGAACAAGTTATCCTCACTATCCTTCAGATTTTAGTGAGGTAATTTCGGTCGGGTCGACATCTCAATCTGAAGAACGATCGTTCTTTTCTTCATACGGACCATCGCTTGCGTTAATGGCGCCGGGCGAATCTATCCCCACACTAGGCCTCGGCGGGGGATACCAATCGGCGTTCACAGGCACATCCGCAGCTGCTCCTCACGTTTCGGCGATCGCATCGCTTCTGATCAGTTTGGCTGAATTAAAGTCCGGCGGAGCAAGCGGTCCACCGCTGACCAACGATGAAGTTCGCGCGAATCTTTTGGCAGGTTGCATCGATCTCGGAGACAAAGGCTGGGACAATTATTATGGCGCTGGTCTTGTGAATGCTAGAGTTTTACTCTCACAGCCTCAAAGAAACGTCGTACAAATCACATCTCCTTCAGCTGATGCGCAGCTCAATAATTCTGTTGTCCCGGTCATCGGGACGGCAACGACAGACCAATTGGACTCGGTTAACGTGTTTTATGGAATCGGCGACTCACCGGCATCGTGGATTCGACTCGCCTCGTATGATCATCGAAATTTTATCAACGATACCCTTGCTCTGTGGAATATAACTTCTTTATTAGATGGAATTTATACTCTTCGATTGCAAGTGACAAATATCCAGGGTGGAGATGTTGAAAACAGAGAGCGCGTATTGATCACAAGGTCGGCTCCGAATGTTTTGAGCTTTATTTTCCAGGATTCCATAGTTGTTCAAGAACAGGAGGGGGCTCTTGCGGTCTTAAAGGTCGACAAGCCATGTTCCGCTAGACTCTGGTTTCGGGAGCATTCCCCCCTCGGACAGTTCAAAGAGATTGCCTCAGCGGGAATTCAGCTTGACCATTCGTTTCTTTTGACGCAAAAGGATTTCCAACCCGGCGTGTCTTACGATTTTTACGTCCAGGCCGCCGATCAGGCTGGAAGAACCGTCACGTATCCCGCCGCCGCATTGACCAGCAACAATTACGTCACATTTGATTTTCCAGGTCTTAATATTTCCACGACCGGTTTTACGGAGCTGCCATGGACCTTGCCGGAAGGATATTTGTTGAACAAGACCGGAATGATCTCGGGAAAGCCCGTAGTGATCCTGAATCAATATGATGCAGCGGGAAGTTTCGGCAAACTGATGGCGTTTCAGTATGTAAATGGCGCATTCATTCCGATCGATTCTACTCCGCGCCAATGGGTTCCTCATGATCTGAAAGATGCTTTTGGCGACGGAAGGCTTTCTACCCTGGTCCAGGACGAAGGATACACTGAACTGTTAACGTCTGATGCAGGTGGAAGCTCCTTTTTCTCAAACAGAACTTTTGTCGATTCGATCGACGTATGGGGAAGCCAGCTTTACGATTTCGACGGCGACGGCAAACTTGACCTCATCGCCCGATCGAGCACGCAATACCTTATCTTTAAGAATATGGGGGAGAATAAATTTCAGCTGATGGCACAATTGAGCGATCCGACTCCTCCCTTGCCTGGCGATGCCGCAAATCAATTCGGCCCTCCGCGGACGTTGGTAGGGGATTTTTCTGGGACCGGGAATACAGAAATATTATTTGCCGACTACGACGGCGATATGGTGATGTACAGCCAGGTGAACAAGCAGGCTGCCCCCTTTCAGTTTCAACTTGTATGGACCGATACCACAAGCCTGCTCGAAACGAGCGATTACCTCACTGCCGGTGATTTTAACGGTGACGGCCATCTCGATTTTGCGGTCGCCGGACATTCAAATCTTGATTTGAACGCCGAGCGGGAGTACGACCCGCCGGCGTGGACCGTCCGCATTTTCACTCACCGGCCGGGCGATTCGGCCTACGTATTCACAAAGATCTGGGATCAGACCTTTTACGGCGTCAAAGCCGGGCTTCAGTACAACAATGGAGTGGCGGCGGGAAAAATATCTGGCTCAACGAATGACCAATTATTTCTGAGCCTTAATCCGTACCTCTACGTGATCGACTATGATCCTTCGAGCCAGTCCTTTGCCCCGGCCTGGGTTCATTTGTCCGCATCGAACTCGGTCCTCGTTTCGGATTTCAACGGCAACGGGATTCCGGAGTTTAGTTTCAACGCGGGAGGGATGATTCACTTTTTCGAAAAGACGTCAACTTCATCGAAGCCGCAGACGCCGTGGGGGATTGCGGCGACACCGCTTTCGGCTCGTGCGGTCGAAATACAGTGGAGCTCTGCTGCCCCTTCATCGCCCCACCGAGTGTACAGGGATTCTGTCTCTCCGCCGCAAACCTTGCTGACAACAGTAAACGGAACGGCCTTCATCGATACTACTGTGGTAGGCGGAAAAACGTATTGGTATGCCGTGTCGTTGTTGAACCCGGTTGAGAGCGATCATTCGTCGCCCGTGTCCACCATGCCTCACAACCCAGCCCGGATCGACTCTGTTCTGGAGCAATCGTTGACGCAAATCGCTGTTTGGATGTCGATTCCCTTCGATCAAACCCGGCTGACTTCCGCTGAAATCTTTCTCGATGACACTCTGAAGCCGGTCTCGCTGGGTGTTCACAATCCCTCTGAATTATTACTGACCTTCGCTCAGCCTCTTGTAACGGGTGCGCACTTTGT includes:
- a CDS encoding S8 family serine peptidase, which produces MIVKFSSNAPDSVLNQVFLNRDFSAVASQTYSQSVRKVSSIGAAKRSSPQKVGVRSPSSLSQAHLARVMFSDAASTDKALSEFQQSPFIDYAQRNYIYKIDQFPNDSAFSGQWDLDQIGIFELWASGFFDQPLPQVIVGVLDTGVDYLHPDLASRIYTNPGETGLDEFGRDKRTNGVDDDGNGYIDDWRGYDFVDQPIPDIGDWSTRDNDPMDENGHGTAVAGIIGAQVNNKLGIAGISPIAQIIPLRAFNADGDGTDADIAAAIIYAADNGVQVLNMSFGDVILSPLMRDVIHYAHEKNVVLIASSGNDGTSYPHYPSDFSEVISVGSTSQSEERSFFSSYGPSLALMAPGESIPTLGLGGGYQSAFTGTSAAAPHVSAIASLLISLAELKSGGASGPPLTNDEVRANLLAGCIDLGDKGWDNYYGAGLVNARVLLSQPQRNVVQITSPSADAQLNNSVVPVIGTATTDQLDSVNVFYGIGDSPASWIRLASYDHRNFINDTLALWNITSLLDGIYTLRLQVTNIQGGDVENRERVLITRSAPNVLSFIFQDSIVVQEQEGALAVLKVDKPCSARLWFREHSPLGQFKEIASAGIQLDHSFLLTQKDFQPGVSYDFYVQAADQAGRTVTYPAAALTSNNYVTFDFPGLNISTTGFTELPWTLPEGYLLNKTGMISGKPVVILNQYDAAGSFGKLMAFQYVNGAFIPIDSTPRQWVPHDLKDAFGDGRLSTLVQDEGYTELLTSDAGGSSFFSNRTFVDSIDVWGSQLYDFDGDGKLDLIARSSTQYLIFKNMGENKFQLMAQLSDPTPPLPGDAANQFGPPRTLVGDFSGTGNTEILFADYDGDMVMYSQVNKQAAPFQFQLVWTDTTSLLETSDYLTAGDFNGDGHLDFAVAGHSNLDLNAEREYDPPAWTVRIFTHRPGDSAYVFTKIWDQTFYGVKAGLQYNNGVAAGKISGSTNDQLFLSLNPYLYVIDYDPSSQSFAPAWVHLSASNSVLVSDFNGNGIPEFSFNAGGMIHFFEKTSTSSKPQTPWGIAATPLSARAVEIQWSSAAPSSPHRVYRDSVSPPQTLLTTVNGTAFIDTTVVGGKTYWYAVSLLNPVESDHSSPVSTMPHNPARIDSVLEQSLTQIAVWMSIPFDQTRLTSAEIFLDDTLKPVSLGVHNPSELLLTFAQPLVTGAHFVRARSLFDVYGMAADSAQKKSFVSSLQPVHTFYLEKASIISQTELLLEFNDTLSAAALDIANYHFSNAVRTFALKEAQLDTLSRSKVFLFLQDNEHLTPLGFRMDLTASENIVDNDGNALNDGKGQTLSLVIDVENLDHVMVFPNPLRYSNGDAARNHITFANLPQYCRVDIFEPNGIKVASVEGDTRAAGLDWNLTDQHGRLVGSGVYVFMATQLDANNNQIRTKLGKFAIIK